In Synechococcus sp. A18-25c, a single window of DNA contains:
- a CDS encoding phasin family protein produces METANPLQQLLLRGLGTTTLVADRLRDVTQEWVRSGRLDATHASALVDDVLKALRGETPELEQQMGRNLERNRDNLLQDLGLASQKELDELRGRIDRLEQQLRQRERQE; encoded by the coding sequence ATGGAGACCGCCAATCCCTTGCAACAGCTGCTGCTCCGCGGCCTGGGAACCACCACGCTGGTGGCTGATCGCTTGCGCGATGTCACCCAGGAGTGGGTGCGCAGCGGACGCCTGGATGCCACCCATGCCTCCGCCCTCGTGGATGACGTCTTAAAGGCACTGCGCGGCGAAACCCCTGAGTTGGAGCAGCAGATGGGGCGCAACCTGGAGCGCAACCGCGACAATCTTCTTCAGGATCTCGGGCTGGCCAGCCAAAAGGAACTCGACGAACTGCGTGGCCGAATTGACAGGCTGGAGCAGCAACTGCGACAACGGGAGCGTCAGGAATGA
- a CDS encoding FKBP-type peptidyl-prolyl cis-trans isomerase, which produces MRDILISSAVCIACLLVALVSQIVAPSTVVAAVPAPAAQPAAVQTADLTANSSPMELDPEETNPTLFAMAPDSNQADASALGGPMSAEKSQLTASGLRITDIEVGDGAEATAGQTVVVHYRGTLEDGTQFDASYDRGKPFSFPLGAGRVIKGWDEGVQGMKVGGKRKLVIPPDLGYGARGAGGVIPPNATLIFDVELLDIKS; this is translated from the coding sequence GTGCGCGACATCCTGATCAGTTCCGCCGTCTGCATTGCCTGTTTGCTGGTGGCCCTGGTGAGCCAGATCGTGGCTCCCTCCACCGTGGTGGCCGCTGTGCCTGCACCCGCCGCGCAACCAGCAGCGGTTCAGACCGCCGATCTGACCGCCAACTCCAGCCCGATGGAGCTGGATCCTGAAGAGACCAATCCCACCCTTTTCGCCATGGCTCCTGACTCCAACCAGGCTGACGCCTCCGCGCTCGGCGGCCCCATGAGTGCTGAAAAGTCGCAACTCACCGCCAGCGGCCTGCGCATCACTGACATCGAAGTTGGCGACGGCGCTGAAGCCACCGCCGGTCAAACCGTGGTGGTGCACTACCGCGGCACCCTCGAAGACGGCACCCAATTCGATGCCAGCTACGACCGTGGCAAGCCCTTCAGCTTTCCCCTGGGGGCAGGCCGCGTGATCAAAGGCTGGGACGAAGGTGTCCAGGGCATGAAAGTGGGAGGCAAGCGCAAGCTGGTGATTCCCCCAGACCTCGGTTACGGCGCACGCGGTGCTGGTGGTGTGATTCCTCCCAACGCCACCTTGATCTTTGACGTCGAGCTCCTAGACATCAAGTCTTGA
- the sodN gene encoding superoxide dismutase, Ni: MFRTALSDFFQALPAEAVQAHCDGPCGVYDPASARVAAEAVLSMTKKLKGMEAPAAGDAAALATYNNTFSRYVAIKEEEAAKAKKELMILWTDYFKPDHLATFPDLHDTFWKAAKLCSACKVNIDQAKAEELMTAVEKVHGMFWQSKGRNDAWVTAS; this comes from the coding sequence ATGTTCCGCACGGCACTTTCAGACTTCTTCCAAGCCCTGCCTGCTGAGGCAGTGCAGGCCCACTGCGACGGCCCTTGCGGCGTCTATGACCCGGCATCCGCTCGCGTTGCAGCGGAAGCCGTTCTCTCCATGACCAAGAAACTCAAGGGCATGGAGGCTCCTGCAGCTGGTGATGCTGCTGCATTGGCGACCTACAACAACACCTTTTCGCGTTATGTCGCGATCAAGGAAGAGGAAGCCGCAAAGGCCAAGAAGGAGCTGATGATCCTCTGGACCGACTACTTCAAGCCTGATCACCTCGCCACCTTCCCTGATCTCCACGACACCTTCTGGAAAGCAGCCAAACTCTGCAGTGCCTGCAAGGTGAACATCGATCAGGCCAAAGCTGAGGAATTGATGACTGCCGTTGAGAAAGTCCACGGCATGTTTTGGCAGTCCAAAGGCCGCAACGACGCCTGGGTGACGGCATCCTGA
- the sodX gene encoding nickel-type superoxide dismutase maturation protease — MAVQRPQRRLGDGILTTPFKLAPSLPAAGPKDLLLFFLGRRRLFEVQGPSMLPALNPGQRLLVKPHRLGQALPQTGSIVVCRHPTKPDLIITKRLSGCTDQQLDLRGDNSQASTDSRHFGPVPVESLIGVATAIVT; from the coding sequence TTGGCAGTCCAAAGGCCGCAACGACGCCTGGGTGACGGCATCCTGACCACACCGTTCAAGCTGGCCCCATCTCTCCCAGCAGCAGGTCCTAAGGATCTGCTGCTGTTTTTTTTGGGACGACGACGCCTGTTCGAAGTGCAGGGACCCTCGATGTTGCCAGCGCTGAACCCAGGGCAGCGACTGCTGGTGAAGCCGCATCGACTGGGTCAAGCGCTGCCCCAGACCGGATCGATCGTGGTCTGCAGGCATCCCACCAAGCCTGATCTCATCATCACCAAACGCCTGTCTGGATGCACCGATCAGCAGCTGGACTTGCGCGGTGATAATTCACAGGCCAGCACCGACAGCCGGCACTTCGGCCCTGTGCCCGTGGAAAGCCTGATCGGCGTAGCCACGGCGATCGTGACCTGA
- a CDS encoding cation:proton antiporter subunit C, with product MELSPVAPIGAALITCLIGLGGFAMRQSLLSKLFSIDVAATGVITLFIVVASRTGLVPPIISLQNEVSPFIADPFPQGVILTAIVIGFSVEALALVLLRHMAREHPLLRVDDFDREVTGP from the coding sequence ATGGAACTGTCACCCGTCGCTCCAATCGGAGCGGCACTGATCACCTGCCTGATTGGCCTGGGGGGCTTTGCGATGCGCCAGAGCCTGCTGTCCAAACTGTTTTCGATCGATGTGGCTGCAACCGGGGTGATCACCCTGTTCATCGTGGTGGCCTCACGCACCGGGCTGGTGCCGCCGATTATCAGCCTTCAAAACGAGGTCTCACCCTTCATCGCCGATCCCTTCCCCCAGGGGGTGATTCTCACGGCGATCGTGATCGGGTTCTCGGTGGAAGCCCTGGCGCTGGTGCTGCTCCGCCACATGGCACGAGAGCATCCACTGCTGCGCGTTGATGACTTTGATCGTGAAGTCACAGGGCCATGA
- a CDS encoding proton-conducting transporter membrane subunit yields the protein MTAASLILGWLLLPAIAAFLAALLPKLGRGLLFAMPGLSLLVAACYLGPQASLLPLTISVNPAVTLQLDTPQLPFVLLNALVLLAIALQETQQHSRHLRVVLLLVLHGALNSIYLAADLVSIYVAIELISIVSFLLMVDLKHRASLWVAFRYLLLGDLAMQLFLLGVLIVYATSGSFAINAAAGAPGVAIVMMVVGLLIKSEAFLPGFWLPKTHAAISADMSALLSGSVVTAGIAPLSQLGLINAQAAQLMLIFGLLSVVIGGVGALVQDDIKRLLAWSTVSQMGFALLVPTAAGLYALAHGLGKAALFLGVGGLPTRSIRSLQQQNIPGRIGWPMLLAGLSLIGLPISLGYGAKEALVQALPPPVAAVVGWLGLITALVLVKLLPDRWSSQPALAETRSRDIPAIPVTGIWVLCGTLYVLTAVLNQPLGLSGTPLLKTALVLGLAVIGERMVRPSLRGWRPPDLERFRAIVVATGLTLLLATVISNTFSMGAALP from the coding sequence ATGACAGCAGCCAGCCTGATCCTGGGATGGCTGTTGCTTCCAGCCATCGCGGCCTTTCTGGCCGCACTGCTACCCAAGCTCGGGCGTGGGTTGTTGTTCGCGATGCCAGGCCTAAGCCTGTTGGTCGCCGCTTGTTATCTGGGGCCTCAGGCATCCCTGCTGCCACTCACCATCAGCGTGAATCCGGCCGTCACCCTGCAGCTCGACACACCGCAACTGCCCTTTGTGCTGCTGAATGCGCTGGTGCTGTTGGCGATCGCTTTGCAGGAAACCCAGCAACACAGCCGTCACCTGCGCGTGGTGTTGCTGCTGGTGCTGCATGGGGCCCTCAACTCGATTTATCTGGCAGCCGATCTGGTCAGCATCTATGTGGCAATAGAGCTGATCTCGATCGTCAGTTTCCTGCTGATGGTGGATCTCAAGCATCGAGCCAGCCTCTGGGTCGCGTTTCGCTATCTGCTGCTTGGCGATCTGGCGATGCAACTCTTCCTCTTGGGAGTTCTGATCGTCTACGCCACCTCGGGATCCTTTGCCATCAACGCTGCCGCGGGCGCTCCTGGTGTCGCCATCGTCATGATGGTGGTGGGTTTACTGATCAAATCCGAAGCCTTCCTGCCGGGGTTTTGGCTGCCAAAAACCCATGCGGCCATTTCAGCCGATATGTCAGCGCTGCTCTCTGGAAGTGTGGTGACCGCTGGCATCGCCCCCCTCAGCCAATTAGGCCTCATCAACGCGCAGGCAGCGCAACTGATGCTGATTTTTGGCCTGTTGAGCGTGGTGATTGGCGGGGTCGGGGCCTTGGTGCAAGACGACATCAAACGCCTGCTGGCCTGGAGCACGGTGTCGCAGATGGGTTTCGCGCTTCTGGTTCCTACGGCGGCCGGCCTGTATGCCCTGGCCCATGGTCTCGGGAAAGCCGCGCTGTTTCTTGGGGTCGGGGGACTGCCGACGCGCTCGATTCGATCCCTGCAACAACAGAACATCCCAGGCCGAATCGGTTGGCCGATGCTGCTGGCAGGCCTATCCCTGATCGGCCTGCCGATCAGTCTTGGCTACGGCGCCAAAGAGGCCCTGGTCCAAGCATTGCCGCCACCGGTGGCCGCTGTGGTGGGCTGGCTCGGACTGATCACAGCTTTGGTTCTGGTGAAACTGCTGCCGGATCGCTGGTCAAGCCAACCAGCACTCGCGGAAACCCGATCCCGTGACATCCCTGCCATCCCAGTCACCGGCATCTGGGTGCTGTGCGGAACCTTGTACGTCCTCACTGCCGTGCTGAATCAACCCCTCGGATTGAGTGGAACACCGTTGCTGAAAACTGCCCTGGTGCTTGGTCTGGCAGTGATCGGTGAACGCATGGTGCGTCCATCACTGCGCGGCTGGAGGCCTCCGGACCTGGAACGTTTCAGAGCCATCGTGGTGGCCACAGGACTCACCTTGCTGCTGGCAACGGTGATCAGCAACACCTTTTCAATGGGAGCCGCCCTGCCATGA
- a CDS encoding monovalent cation/H(+) antiporter subunit G, giving the protein MNALLSTPVLPSLAWGLIGLGILLWFWGTLPLLLRRSIFFRLHALTVADTIGSLSIVSGLLLLRSREWPLLLLSLISLVLWNSTFSIVLSRLAADQATDPQTGVLHEEAIR; this is encoded by the coding sequence ATGAACGCCCTGCTCTCAACCCCTGTCTTGCCGAGCTTGGCATGGGGCCTGATTGGCCTTGGCATCCTGCTGTGGTTCTGGGGAACGCTGCCGCTGCTGCTGCGGCGATCGATCTTTTTTCGACTGCACGCGCTCACGGTCGCCGACACGATCGGATCGCTGTCGATCGTGAGCGGACTGCTGCTGCTCAGAAGTCGCGAATGGCCGTTGCTGCTGCTCAGCCTGATCAGCTTGGTGCTCTGGAACTCCACCTTCAGCATTGTGCTCAGCCGACTGGCGGCAGACCAAGCCACGGATCCGCAAACCGGCGTTCTGCATGAGGAGGCGATCCGATGA
- a CDS encoding hydrogenase subunit MbhD domain-containing protein translates to MTPTYVLPPLLGIPLIGLALVRCDDPWKALVLRSALGGFASLLFATYGAVDVALTEALVGTLLSTLLYSVAIKHTTTFRLLQDPQAPMPLEQKEQLKRLLTTVGLQLELVDTAPAKDKGDLHATWIGDANEHPSVRMRHRSLLDALMTQDPATAKAMNLVLDPSLTSQ, encoded by the coding sequence ATGACTCCGACCTATGTCCTGCCCCCTTTACTGGGCATCCCCCTGATTGGTCTGGCACTGGTGCGCTGTGATGACCCCTGGAAAGCCTTGGTGCTGCGTAGCGCTCTCGGGGGCTTTGCTTCCCTGTTGTTCGCCACCTACGGCGCCGTCGATGTGGCACTCACCGAAGCTCTCGTTGGCACCTTGTTGTCCACCCTCCTGTATTCGGTGGCGATCAAACACACCACCACATTCCGACTTCTGCAGGATCCACAGGCGCCGATGCCGCTGGAGCAGAAGGAACAACTCAAACGCTTGCTCACAACGGTGGGGCTGCAACTCGAGCTGGTCGACACAGCACCTGCCAAGGACAAGGGAGATTTGCATGCCACCTGGATTGGCGACGCAAACGAGCACCCCAGCGTTCGGATGCGACACCGATCCCTGCTTGACGCACTCATGACCCAAGACCCCGCCACGGCGAAGGCCATGAATCTTGTTTTGGATCCTTCTCTGACAAGCCAATGA